The following are encoded in a window of Cinclus cinclus chromosome 32, bCinCin1.1, whole genome shotgun sequence genomic DNA:
- the RNASEH2A gene encoding ribonuclease H2 subunit A has translation MALSALERDPAGGGRFSCPVPPLCRTRPCALGVDEAGRGPVLGPMVYAICYCPVEKLEELEALGVADSKTLSEAERERRFGLLEAAGELLGWALQVLPPDHISACMQQR, from the exons ATGGCGCTGTCCGCCCTGGAGCGGGACCCGGCGGGCGGGGGTCGCttctcctgccctgtgcccccCCTGTGCCGCACGCGGCCCTGCGCGCTCGGTGTGGACGAGGCGGGCCGGGGGCCTGTGCTCG GACCGATGGTTTACGCGATCTGCTACTGCCCCGTGGAGAaactggaggagctggaggcgCTGGGGGTGGCAG ACTCGAAGACTCTGTCGGAGGCAGAGCGGGAGCGGCGCTTTGGGCTCCTGGAGGCTGCGGGGGAGTTGTTGGGGTGGGCACTGCAGGTGTTACCCCCCGACCACATCTCTGCCTGCATGCAGCAGCGGTGA